One Actinospica robiniae DSM 44927 genomic region harbors:
- a CDS encoding SigE family RNA polymerase sigma factor: MDAEHEREFRDFVASRSKSLLHTAYLLTGDWEQGRDLLQTALAGTARRWARLHDRQSPEAYVRRALYHAHIDRFRRPGWGRETATAEPPERAPSGAGLDHADAVAQRRDLVAALRRLPKRQRAIVVLRYFEDRPDAEIADLLGISAGTVRSQTHKALTTLRVSMRDEIRIEG, encoded by the coding sequence TTGGACGCAGAGCACGAACGCGAGTTCCGCGACTTCGTGGCATCGCGCTCGAAGTCGCTGCTGCACACGGCTTATCTGCTCACCGGGGACTGGGAGCAGGGCCGCGACCTGTTGCAGACGGCGCTGGCCGGCACGGCCCGGCGGTGGGCGAGGCTGCACGACCGGCAGTCGCCGGAGGCGTATGTGCGCCGTGCGCTCTACCACGCGCACATCGACCGCTTCCGGCGGCCCGGCTGGGGACGGGAGACGGCAACCGCCGAGCCGCCGGAGCGCGCGCCGTCGGGGGCGGGCCTGGATCACGCGGATGCCGTGGCGCAGCGCCGGGATCTGGTCGCGGCGCTGCGCCGGCTGCCCAAGCGCCAGCGCGCGATCGTGGTCCTGCGCTACTTCGAGGACCGCCCGGACGCCGAGATCGCCGACCTGCTCGGCATCAGCGCCGGGACCGTACGCAGCCAGACTCACAAAGCCCTGACCACGCTGCGGGTGAGCATGCGCGACGAGATCCGGATCGAGGGATGA
- a CDS encoding glycoside hydrolase family 5 protein, producing METSDDQVGCAVGRAAAGAAAATSAAGLAALTLGLGYLDGTGLFAPENWPDAGVVPGSAGSPAWATLVYLPLLIIGSTFALYRTLRSARSGVRARWVLGAAWSGLVLTAFGAKVAYTLLLLAIAGTHDLQKAETARALLAECGLTGAKYALFGVFAAAPAALVYRIVARRAIATARAAGAARSETEVTLKPPRVGWSAGWLLVGAPAAVAAADGSFGWIGGRWSTLILPLGGLAGSWAVLRRLRAPVARGLADDRTGGATWWVKCATLTAASALGFLAAFVVDGVVNGFGGGLYPIVGALMYVAVGAVAGVCASVAATAWALARPVVPSASAKRLAGRWAEVSRPARLSITACAAASAIGLGLLPTALVDTPAAFPLPSAASADGGGLLALTVLRADGEAPVIADSAGRQVLLRGVNVNQLVDYGQPDPSEPTVRPLTDADYAEMAGVYGFDVQRLNLSWSRLEPSRGVFDQAYIASVRTAVDQAAAHGVYTVLDMHQDTYSKYVTAASGTTCRIGATPEFGNDGAPAWATLTDGAKACGFQGRDLSPNVEQSFTDLYDDTDGIGAQLADTWGVLARAFAGDSAVAGYDLLNEPGPGNAPGVTSALLLGRLYQQIITEIRAGEGSAADGFHHLVFFEPSILWSGLGFDVTPPAGFSSDPDLVFSPHLYSQSITMDQGLGVTLTTIEQGFTTAERTAAAYDVPLWSGEWGWFGDQAQDSGRFDTFLDTQNANLLGSAIWVWKKACGDPQTGRSDQSSGGLNPVACPAGTELPASATETVALSQAYPRSAPGRLNTLTSSATGVDLRLAGSGSGTLDVWIPGSASARPAVAVHGLTGLALAAQPGGGWRLTAQAAGAYDLTATA from the coding sequence ATGGAGACGAGCGATGACCAGGTGGGATGTGCCGTCGGTAGGGCTGCGGCGGGGGCCGCGGCGGCCACCTCGGCCGCGGGGCTCGCGGCGCTGACGCTCGGGCTCGGCTACCTCGACGGCACCGGCCTGTTCGCTCCGGAGAACTGGCCGGACGCCGGCGTCGTGCCCGGATCCGCCGGCAGTCCGGCCTGGGCGACGTTGGTCTATCTTCCGCTGTTGATCATCGGCAGCACGTTCGCGCTCTACCGGACGCTGCGTTCGGCCCGCTCGGGCGTGCGCGCTCGCTGGGTGCTCGGCGCCGCCTGGTCCGGCCTGGTCCTGACGGCCTTCGGCGCGAAGGTGGCCTACACCCTGCTGCTGCTGGCGATCGCCGGGACCCATGATCTGCAGAAGGCTGAGACGGCTCGCGCGCTGCTCGCCGAGTGCGGGCTGACCGGCGCGAAGTACGCGCTGTTCGGCGTTTTCGCCGCAGCGCCGGCCGCTCTCGTCTACCGGATCGTGGCGCGTCGCGCGATCGCCACGGCTCGCGCGGCCGGCGCGGCCCGCTCTGAGACCGAGGTGACGCTGAAGCCGCCGCGCGTCGGCTGGAGCGCGGGCTGGCTGCTCGTCGGGGCTCCGGCCGCCGTGGCCGCCGCGGACGGCAGTTTCGGCTGGATCGGCGGACGCTGGTCCACCCTGATCCTGCCGCTCGGCGGACTGGCCGGCAGTTGGGCCGTTCTGCGCCGGCTGCGCGCGCCCGTCGCGCGCGGTCTCGCTGACGATCGCACCGGCGGTGCGACTTGGTGGGTGAAGTGCGCGACGCTGACCGCCGCGTCAGCTCTCGGATTCCTGGCGGCCTTCGTCGTGGACGGCGTCGTCAACGGCTTCGGTGGCGGGCTGTATCCGATCGTCGGCGCCCTGATGTACGTCGCTGTCGGCGCCGTCGCAGGGGTCTGCGCCAGCGTCGCCGCCACCGCTTGGGCGCTCGCCCGACCCGTCGTCCCATCCGCGTCGGCCAAGCGGCTGGCCGGTCGATGGGCCGAGGTCTCCCGGCCGGCTCGGCTCTCGATCACCGCGTGCGCCGCGGCGTCGGCGATCGGCCTCGGCCTGCTGCCCACGGCTCTGGTCGACACCCCGGCGGCGTTCCCGCTCCCGTCGGCCGCCAGCGCCGACGGCGGGGGACTGCTGGCGCTCACCGTGCTGCGGGCCGACGGCGAAGCACCGGTCATCGCCGACAGTGCCGGCCGACAAGTCCTCCTGCGCGGCGTCAATGTCAACCAGTTGGTCGACTACGGTCAGCCGGACCCGTCCGAGCCCACCGTCCGCCCGCTCACCGACGCCGACTACGCCGAGATGGCCGGCGTGTACGGCTTCGACGTGCAACGCCTCAACCTCTCCTGGTCCCGGCTCGAGCCGAGCCGCGGCGTGTTCGACCAGGCCTACATCGCGAGCGTGCGCACGGCGGTGGACCAGGCCGCGGCGCACGGCGTCTACACCGTGCTCGACATGCATCAGGACACGTACTCGAAGTACGTCACCGCCGCGTCCGGCACGACCTGCCGGATCGGCGCGACCCCCGAGTTCGGCAACGACGGCGCCCCCGCCTGGGCCACCCTCACCGACGGCGCGAAGGCCTGCGGGTTCCAGGGCCGGGACCTGTCGCCGAACGTCGAGCAGTCCTTCACCGATCTCTACGACGACACCGACGGGATCGGCGCACAGCTCGCCGACACCTGGGGCGTGCTGGCCCGGGCGTTCGCCGGGGACAGCGCCGTGGCCGGCTACGACCTGCTCAACGAACCCGGACCCGGCAACGCCCCGGGCGTCACCTCGGCCCTGCTGCTCGGCCGGCTCTACCAGCAGATCATCACCGAGATCCGGGCCGGCGAGGGCAGCGCCGCGGACGGGTTCCACCACCTCGTCTTCTTCGAACCCTCCATTCTCTGGTCCGGCCTCGGCTTCGACGTCACCCCGCCGGCCGGCTTCTCCAGCGACCCGGACCTGGTCTTCTCGCCGCACCTCTACAGCCAGTCGATCACCATGGACCAGGGCCTCGGCGTCACGCTCACCACCATCGAGCAGGGCTTCACCACCGCCGAGCGCACCGCCGCGGCCTACGACGTGCCGCTGTGGTCCGGCGAGTGGGGCTGGTTCGGCGACCAGGCCCAGGATTCCGGCCGCTTCGACACCTTCCTCGACACGCAGAACGCGAACCTGCTCGGCTCGGCCATCTGGGTGTGGAAGAAGGCCTGCGGCGACCCGCAGACCGGCCGATCCGACCAGTCCTCCGGTGGTCTGAACCCGGTCGCCTGCCCCGCCGGCACCGAGCTGCCCGCCTCCGCCACCGAGACCGTCGCGCTCAGCCAGGCCTACCCCCGCTCCGCGCCAGGACGTCTAAATACCCTGACGTCCTCCGCCACCGGCGTGGACCTGCGGCTGGCCGGCAGCGGATCGGGAACGCTCGACGTGTGGATCCCGGGCTCCGCCTCGGCCCGGCCCGCCGTCGCCGTCCACGGCCTGACCGGTCTCGCCCTGGCCGCCCAACCCGGCGGCGGCTGGCGCCTGACCGCGCAGGCTGCCGGCGCCTACGACCTCACCGCGACGGCGTGA
- a CDS encoding SecDF P1 head subdomain-containing protein, whose translation MDEMETITEHQLRERLWASGDSVDPASLAGLADDALHQARRHQRALRTGVTASMALVVAAVGVGVSTLAGSADRPASQATAGLVRLATPILIAPVVSSTAGACGGGGYPSMDILGSSGPVCYRVDAARELSITEVEAVYATPQIVEGPDGSTRTGAAGKGGVEQWEVPVTLLSDDKAAFARLTGAETDQQVAVIIDGRVLNAPEVMGTITTGTFSIVGVSQQQAASLVRELTGK comes from the coding sequence ATGGATGAGATGGAGACGATCACCGAACACCAGCTGCGCGAGCGGCTGTGGGCCAGTGGAGACAGCGTGGACCCCGCGAGCCTGGCCGGCCTGGCCGACGACGCGCTGCACCAGGCCCGGCGCCACCAGCGAGCGCTGCGCACCGGCGTGACGGCGTCCATGGCGCTCGTCGTGGCCGCGGTCGGAGTGGGCGTGAGCACCTTGGCCGGAAGTGCGGATCGACCGGCCTCCCAGGCCACGGCCGGCCTGGTGCGGCTGGCCACCCCGATCCTGATCGCGCCCGTGGTGTCCTCGACGGCAGGAGCCTGCGGCGGCGGCGGCTACCCGTCGATGGACATTCTGGGTTCGTCGGGCCCGGTGTGCTATCGGGTGGATGCGGCGCGGGAACTGTCGATCACCGAGGTCGAAGCCGTCTACGCGACACCGCAGATCGTGGAAGGACCCGACGGGAGCACCCGGACGGGAGCGGCGGGGAAGGGTGGCGTCGAGCAGTGGGAGGTACCGGTGACCTTGCTGAGCGACGACAAAGCCGCCTTTGCCCGCTTGACCGGCGCTGAGACCGACCAACAGGTGGCCGTCATCATCGATGGCAGAGTGCTGAACGCACCGGAGGTCATGGGCACGATCACCACCGGGACGTTCTCGATCGTCGGTGTCTCGCAGCAGCAGGCGGCCAGCCTCGTCAGGGAGCTGACGGGAAAATAG
- a CDS encoding phosphotransferase family protein produces the protein MSADKKEVKVVVAHQDCATLRVGDVFLKIDADQTRTDVEVEAMALAPLPTPEVLWRKPPVLAIAAVRGTPLARLGEPSTASPTAWAAAGAALRKLHDAPLPPWPGPTVEKVAADLEHECDWLVSNDVLPAELVAHARSVGEVALRPWTPVFIHGDLQVAHVFMENDEVTGVIDWSEAAQGDALFDLAILTHGHQEHLGDVLAGYGADVETDVVRGWWSLRSLLAIRWLLQHGFDPFDPGCEVDVLKTAYASSISR, from the coding sequence ATGAGTGCAGACAAGAAGGAAGTCAAGGTCGTCGTAGCCCATCAGGACTGTGCCACGCTGCGCGTCGGCGACGTGTTCCTGAAGATCGACGCCGATCAGACGCGCACCGACGTCGAGGTCGAGGCGATGGCCTTGGCACCGCTCCCGACACCCGAAGTCCTGTGGCGCAAGCCGCCCGTGCTCGCCATCGCCGCGGTCCGGGGCACTCCACTCGCCCGCCTCGGTGAGCCGTCGACCGCGTCGCCGACGGCTTGGGCCGCGGCCGGTGCCGCACTGCGAAAGCTGCACGACGCGCCACTGCCGCCCTGGCCCGGCCCGACGGTCGAGAAGGTCGCGGCAGACCTCGAACACGAATGCGACTGGCTCGTCTCGAACGATGTCCTGCCCGCCGAGTTGGTCGCGCACGCCCGCAGTGTCGGCGAGGTCGCGCTTCGGCCGTGGACACCCGTCTTCATCCACGGCGACCTGCAAGTGGCCCACGTCTTCATGGAGAACGACGAGGTCACCGGCGTGATCGACTGGTCCGAGGCGGCCCAGGGCGATGCGCTCTTCGATCTCGCCATCCTGACCCACGGGCATCAGGAGCACCTCGGCGACGTCCTCGCCGGCTACGGCGCCGACGTCGAGACCGACGTGGTGCGCGGGTGGTGGTCGCTGCGCAGCCTCCTCGCGATCCGCTGGCTGCTCCAGCACGGCTTCGACCCCTTCGATCCAGGATGTGAAGTCGATGTGCTCAAGACCGCTTACGCGTCTAGCATCTCCCGGTGA
- a CDS encoding AfsR/SARP family transcriptional regulator has protein sequence MRFALLGPVRVTGVDGPLEINGTLRRTLLAALLLRANEVVSADQLADLLWGDQPRPATGSPLHNQVTRLRQALGSHGGRIRAVPPGYVVDVGPGELDTAEFSELCDTAAKAAGQGDWATSAQEYTAALALWRGEPFADVPALQTFAAVEQFAEERLLALQGRIEADLQLSRHDQVIGELRTLIAAHPWREAFHAQLMLALYRSGRQLEALDVYRDLRRAVADAFGVEPGNTIRSLHDRILRSDATLTPPTAVLPPARARQLPADTRAFTGREAELDTLIAAARGEAETDAAPTVVISAINGMGGIGKTALAIRAAHRLVAHYPDGQLFIDLHGHSADLDPIAPPDALDYLLRSLGVEPRAIPQDPHERAALYRTKLTGTRTLIVLDNARGPAQIKPLIPAEPGCLVLVTSRNLLTGLDDAEFLSLDSLPPAEAVALLAAAAGPGRMEVHDPAAAELVELCGRLPLAIRMLGARLRHRPKLSLKALLATLQTGRDPLALLKDDDRDITRVFASSLDVLPEAQQRLFARLGLIPGPDFDALAAAALEDIDVAEAERRLESLYDHSLLIQHTEGRYRFHDLLRAYARTRAAEGDPVENQAATERLLDYYVETAASANAAWFGRPAGPRPVGRVAPAAAGAVDAKGWFAAESAALLAVVESESVEPRRKFELAKSMTPYLHESGPWDRFIALQLARIEIARAEHDISAEAAALRVLGNSYNERGMSEEAVDCLQRAIEAFRTCADLIGEAHALRSLGHVLSSRHANLALEYTRQAERITQAVGSPFDHASVLNVLSILANHHGRFEDTVEHSRMMIELGPQMNDRFLEANAHFHLGHAMYALGRFDEIEPCHHAALKLLMKSEQFTASFLQELGRLRMMQNRYAEATEYLEQALQSFAGFRHALGLGYARGELGRIRLRLGDPEAAMALQQSALKISLDSRQSYLEAFIRTNIGHIHIANGQFDAADEQLRSALELSVRGGFMFSQVEVRVGICALIFARDGAAAALAHYREAVEFARKVRHPRELASALVGLGRCELETGAQDSGVAHLNEAIDLYHRMGATMDEAETRAHLPASEHDR, from the coding sequence ATGCGCTTCGCGTTGCTCGGTCCGGTACGGGTCACCGGTGTAGACGGACCGCTGGAGATCAACGGGACGCTGCGGCGAACGCTCCTCGCGGCGTTGCTGTTGCGGGCCAACGAAGTCGTCTCAGCTGATCAGCTGGCTGATTTACTGTGGGGCGACCAGCCCCGGCCGGCGACCGGGTCCCCGCTGCACAACCAGGTGACGCGGCTGCGTCAGGCGCTCGGATCCCATGGCGGCCGGATCAGGGCAGTGCCACCGGGCTACGTCGTCGACGTCGGTCCGGGCGAGCTCGACACCGCCGAATTCTCTGAGCTCTGCGATACCGCTGCGAAGGCCGCCGGTCAGGGCGATTGGGCCACCTCGGCCCAGGAGTACACCGCCGCCCTCGCACTCTGGCGCGGCGAGCCCTTCGCCGACGTCCCGGCGCTGCAGACGTTCGCGGCGGTCGAGCAGTTCGCTGAGGAGAGGCTCCTGGCTCTGCAGGGTCGGATCGAGGCCGATCTGCAGCTGTCCCGGCACGACCAGGTCATCGGCGAACTACGTACCCTGATAGCTGCGCATCCGTGGCGCGAGGCTTTCCACGCTCAGCTGATGCTCGCGCTGTACCGCTCGGGCCGCCAGCTCGAAGCCCTCGACGTCTATCGCGACCTGCGTCGTGCCGTCGCCGACGCATTCGGCGTGGAGCCGGGCAACACCATCCGTTCGCTGCACGACCGGATCCTGCGCTCCGACGCGACTCTCACGCCGCCGACCGCGGTCCTTCCGCCGGCCCGCGCCCGCCAACTGCCCGCCGACACTCGCGCCTTCACCGGCCGCGAGGCCGAGCTCGACACGCTGATCGCTGCCGCGCGTGGAGAAGCCGAAACGGACGCGGCCCCCACCGTCGTCATCTCCGCCATCAACGGCATGGGCGGGATCGGCAAGACCGCACTGGCGATCCGCGCCGCCCACCGCCTGGTCGCCCACTATCCCGACGGCCAGCTGTTCATCGATCTGCACGGCCACTCCGCCGACCTCGACCCGATCGCCCCACCGGACGCGCTCGACTATCTGCTGCGCTCCCTCGGCGTGGAACCGCGGGCGATCCCGCAGGATCCGCACGAGCGCGCCGCGCTCTACCGGACCAAGCTCACCGGTACCAGGACCCTGATCGTGCTGGACAACGCCCGCGGCCCGGCCCAGATCAAACCACTGATTCCAGCCGAGCCCGGCTGCCTGGTCCTGGTCACCAGCCGCAACCTGCTGACCGGCCTCGACGACGCGGAATTCCTCAGCCTCGACTCCCTGCCGCCGGCCGAGGCCGTCGCCCTGCTCGCCGCCGCGGCCGGCCCGGGCCGGATGGAGGTGCACGACCCGGCAGCCGCCGAGCTCGTCGAGCTGTGCGGAAGGCTCCCGCTCGCCATCCGCATGCTCGGGGCGCGCCTGCGCCATCGTCCGAAACTCTCGCTGAAAGCGCTGCTGGCCACACTCCAGACCGGGCGCGACCCGCTGGCGCTGCTCAAGGACGACGACCGGGACATCACCCGCGTCTTCGCCTCCTCCCTCGACGTCCTGCCCGAAGCGCAGCAACGTCTTTTCGCCCGCCTCGGCCTGATCCCCGGCCCCGACTTCGACGCGCTCGCCGCCGCGGCACTCGAGGACATCGACGTCGCCGAAGCCGAACGCCGGCTCGAGTCGCTCTACGATCACAGCCTGCTGATTCAGCACACGGAAGGCCGCTACCGCTTCCACGACCTCCTGCGCGCCTACGCCCGCACCCGCGCGGCCGAGGGCGACCCGGTCGAGAACCAGGCAGCGACGGAACGGCTGCTGGACTATTACGTGGAGACTGCGGCCAGCGCGAACGCGGCGTGGTTCGGCCGGCCGGCTGGCCCGCGGCCGGTCGGCCGCGTCGCCCCGGCCGCTGCGGGCGCCGTCGATGCCAAAGGCTGGTTCGCGGCCGAGAGCGCCGCTCTGCTTGCCGTCGTCGAGTCTGAGTCAGTCGAGCCACGGCGTAAGTTCGAGCTCGCCAAGAGCATGACGCCGTATCTTCACGAAAGCGGCCCGTGGGACCGGTTCATCGCACTGCAGTTGGCCAGGATCGAGATCGCCCGGGCCGAGCACGACATCTCCGCCGAGGCGGCAGCGCTGCGGGTGCTGGGGAATTCGTACAACGAGCGCGGCATGTCTGAAGAAGCTGTCGACTGCCTGCAGAGGGCGATCGAGGCCTTCCGTACTTGCGCCGACCTCATCGGCGAGGCGCACGCGCTCAGAAGCCTGGGTCACGTGCTCTCGTCGAGGCACGCCAACCTCGCGCTCGAATATACCCGGCAGGCAGAGCGCATCACACAGGCGGTCGGCAGCCCGTTCGATCATGCCTCGGTACTCAACGTGCTCAGCATCCTCGCTAACCACCACGGCCGGTTCGAAGACACGGTGGAACACAGCCGGATGATGATCGAACTCGGCCCTCAAATGAACGACCGGTTCCTCGAGGCCAATGCGCACTTCCATCTCGGCCACGCGATGTACGCGCTGGGTAGATTCGACGAGATCGAGCCGTGCCACCATGCAGCTCTGAAGCTGCTGATGAAGTCGGAGCAGTTCACGGCAAGCTTCCTGCAAGAGTTGGGGCGCCTGCGCATGATGCAGAACCGATACGCCGAGGCCACCGAGTACCTCGAGCAGGCATTGCAGAGCTTCGCCGGCTTCAGGCACGCGCTCGGCCTCGGCTACGCGCGTGGGGAACTCGGCCGCATCCGGCTCAGGCTTGGTGATCCCGAGGCGGCGATGGCGTTGCAGCAGTCAGCGCTCAAGATCTCCCTGGACTCCCGACAGTCCTATCTCGAGGCTTTCATCCGCACGAATATCGGCCACATCCATATTGCGAACGGACAGTTCGATGCTGCGGACGAGCAGCTGCGCAGCGCGCTTGAGCTCAGCGTGCGCGGTGGCTTCATGTTCTCTCAAGTGGAGGTCCGCGTCGGCATCTGCGCGCTCATCTTCGCCAGAGACGGAGCGGCTGCCGCGTTGGCGCACTACCGGGAAGCGGTCGAGTTCGCCCGCAAGGTACGCCACCCGCGTGAATTGGCATCAGCGCTCGTCGGACTCGGGCGCTGCGAGCTGGAGACCGGTGCTCAGGACTCCGGGGTCGCGCACCTCAACGAGGCGATCGACCTCTACCACCGCATGGGTGCGACGATGGACGAAGCCGAAACTCGGGCCCATCTGCCCGCATCAGAACACGATCGGTAA